A genomic window from Brassica oleracea var. oleracea cultivar TO1000 chromosome C8, BOL, whole genome shotgun sequence includes:
- the LOC106310923 gene encoding 1-aminocyclopropane-1-carboxylate synthase-like protein 1, translating to MSLDKNLLSKLAVGDKHGEDSPYFDGWKAYDNNPFHPQRNPQGVIQMGLAENQLCSDLIKEWIKANPHASICTAEGVDGFSDIAVFQDYHGLKQFRQAIAAFMERARGGRVRFEEERVVMSGGATGANETLMFCLADRGDAFLVPTPYYAAFDRDLSWRTGVRIIPVECNSSNNFQVTKQALESAYLNAQETGIKIKGLILANPSNPLGTSLDRETLQTLMDFINDKQIHLVCDEIYAATVFAEPRFISVAEMIQEMDHVNRDLIHIVYSLSKDMGLPGFRVGVVYSYNDAVVTCARRMSSFGLVSSQTQSFLAAMLSDQIFVDNFLKEVSKRVAKRHLIFTEGLKEMGVSCLTSNAGLFVLMDLRQMLKDQTFESEMSLWRIIINKVKINISPGSSFHCSEPGWFRVCFANMDEDTLQTALQRMKHFVLRHRENKKRKSFQENLKLSFSSMTYDEHVRTPTLMSPHSPLVRT from the exons ATGTCTCTGGACAAGAACCTGTTGTCAAAACTAGCTGTCGGTGACAAGCACGGTGAAGATTCGCCGTACTTTGACGGCTGGAAAGCTTATGATAACAACCCTTTTCATCCTCAGCGTAATCCACAAGGTGTTATTCAAATGGGTCTCGCCGAAAATCAA CTTTGTTCTGACTTGATCAAGGAATGGATAAAGGCAAATCCACATGCATCTATTTGCACGGCGGAGGGTGTTGACGGTTTCTCCGACATAGCTGTGTTTCAAGATTATCACGGTCTCAAACAATTTAGACAG GCAATAGCGGCGTTTATGGAGAGAGCGAGAGGAGGAAGGGTGAGGTTTGAGGAAGAGAGGGTGGTAATGAGCGGCGGAGCCACCGGAGCAAACGAGACGCTCATGTTCTGTCTTGCTGATCGCGGCGACGCTTTTCTCGTCCCTACTCCTTATTATGCCGC ATTTGATAGAGACCTAAGTTGGAGAACTGGCGTAAGAATCATTCCTGTGGAGTGTAACAGCTCAAACAACTTCCAAGTCACAAAACAAGCCCTAGAATCAGCATATCTTAACGCCCAAGAAACCGGCATCAAGATCAAAGGCTTGATCCTCGCAAACCCATCAAACCCTCTTGGAACAAGTCTCGATCGTGAAACTCTTCAAACCCTTATGGACTTCATCAACGACAAGCAAATCCACTTAGTCTGCGATGAAATCTACGCAGCCACGGTTTTTGCTGAGCCGAGATTCATCAGTGTGGCAGAGATGATCCAAGAGATGGATCATGTGAACCGCGACCTGATCCATATCGTTTACAGTCTCTCAAAGGACATGGGTCTTCCTGGTTTCCGAGTTGGTGTGGTTTACTCTTACAACGACGCTGTTGTGACGTGTGCACGGAGAATGTCGAGTTTCGGATTGGTTTCATCTCAGACACAGAGCTTTTTAGCAGCTATGTTGTCTGATCAGATCTTTGTAGATAACTTCCTTAAAGAGGTTTCGAAGAGAGTAGCGAAGAGACACTTGATCTTCACGGAAGGGCTTAAAGAGATGGGTGTTTCTTGCTTGACAAGTAACGCGGGTTTATTCGTCTTGATGGATTTGAGGCAGATGCTTAAAGACCAAACCTTTGAATCTGAAATGTCTCTTTGGAGAATAATCATTAATAAGGTCAAGATCAATATCTCTCCTGGCTCGTCGTTCCACTGCTCAGAGCCAGGTTGGTTCCGAGTCTGCTTTGCTAATATGGATGAAGACACACTCCAAACTGCACTACAGAGAATGAAACACTTTGTGCTCAGACACAGAGAGAACAAGAAACGAAAGAGTTTTCAAGAGAATCTTAAGCTGAGTTTCTCTTCCATGACGTACGATGAACATGTTAGGACACCGACGCTGATGTCTCCGCATTCACCATTGGTCCGAACTTAA
- the LOC106311411 gene encoding 3-methyl-2-oxobutanoate hydroxymethyltransferase 2, mitochondrial-like isoform X1, producing MASSLVRSISRSLRTVTAARLMSNVPENTVYGGPKPQNPNQRVTLTQLMQKHKTREAITVVTAYDYPSAVHVDTAGIDVCLVGDSASMVVHGHDTTLPISLDEMLVHCRAVARGAKRPLLVGDLPFGSYESSTIQAVDSAVRVLKEGGMDAIKLEGGSPSRITAARSIVEAGIAVMGHVGLTPQAISVLGGFRPQGRNIASAVKVVETAMALQEAGCFSVVLECVPPPVSAAATSALHIPTIGIGAGPFCSGQVLVYHDLLGMMQHPHHAKVTPKFCKQYAQVGEVINKALLEYKEEVSKHSFPGPSHSPYKISSNDLDGFLSELQKLGLDEAASAAAASAEKMESSASLSSQ from the exons ATGGCTTCTTCACTCGTCAGGAGCATCTCTCGTTCCCTTAGAACCGTAACCGCCGCCCGGTTAATGAGCAACGTACCGGAGAATACCGTATACGGAGGACCCAAACCGCAAAATCCGAACCAGAGAGTGACTCTGACTCAGCTGATGCAGAAACATAAGACACGCGAGGCGATAACCGTCGTCACCGCTTACGACTACCCTTCCGCCGTTCACGTCGATACAGCCGGAATCGATGTCTGCCTCGTCGGAGACTCAGCTTCAATGGTTGTCCATGGCCACGACACCACTCTTCCCATCTCCTTAGACGAGATGCTCGTTCACTGCCGCGCCGTTGCTCGTGGTGCCAAAAGGCCGCTTCTTGTCGGTGATTTGCCCTTTGGTTCATACGAGTCCAGCACCATTCAG GCGGTTGATAGTGCAGTTAGAGTGTTGAAAGAAGGAGGCATGGATGCTATTAAGCTTGAAGGAGGGTCGCCGTCACGGATCACTGCTGCTAGATCCATTGTGGAAGCAGGGATTGCGGTTATGGGACATGTTGGTTTGACTCCTCAAGCTATTAGCGTTCTTGGTGGGTTCAGGCCACAAGGGAGGAACATAGCTAGTGCTGTTAAG GTTGTGGAAACTGCAATGGCTTTACAAGAAGCTGGATGCTTTTCGGTTGTTTTAGAATGTGTTCCACCTCCTGTGTCTGCTGCTGCAACCTCTGCTCTTCATATTCCCACCATTGGCATTGGAGCTGGCCCTTTCTGCAGTGGACAG GTTTTAGTCTACCATGACCTTCTGGGAATGATGCAGCATCCACATCATGCTAAG GTTACTCCAAAGTTTTGCAAGCAGTACGCTCAAGTAGGAGAAGTGATCAACAAAGCACTCTTGGAATATAAGGAAGAAGTATCCAAACACTCGTTTCCAGGTCCTTCTCACAGCCCTTACAAGATCTCCTCAAACGACCTTGACGGATTCTTAAGCGAGTTACAGAAACTGGGGTTAGATGAGGCTGCTTCTGCTGCGGCAGCATCAGCTGAGAAGATGGAGTCTTCAGCTTCACTCTCTTCTCAGTGA
- the LOC106311411 gene encoding 3-methyl-2-oxobutanoate hydroxymethyltransferase 2, mitochondrial-like isoform X2 yields MSNVPENTVYGGPKPQNPNQRVTLTQLMQKHKTREAITVVTAYDYPSAVHVDTAGIDVCLVGDSASMVVHGHDTTLPISLDEMLVHCRAVARGAKRPLLVGDLPFGSYESSTIQAVDSAVRVLKEGGMDAIKLEGGSPSRITAARSIVEAGIAVMGHVGLTPQAISVLGGFRPQGRNIASAVKVVETAMALQEAGCFSVVLECVPPPVSAAATSALHIPTIGIGAGPFCSGQVLVYHDLLGMMQHPHHAKVTPKFCKQYAQVGEVINKALLEYKEEVSKHSFPGPSHSPYKISSNDLDGFLSELQKLGLDEAASAAAASAEKMESSASLSSQ; encoded by the exons ATGAGCAACGTACCGGAGAATACCGTATACGGAGGACCCAAACCGCAAAATCCGAACCAGAGAGTGACTCTGACTCAGCTGATGCAGAAACATAAGACACGCGAGGCGATAACCGTCGTCACCGCTTACGACTACCCTTCCGCCGTTCACGTCGATACAGCCGGAATCGATGTCTGCCTCGTCGGAGACTCAGCTTCAATGGTTGTCCATGGCCACGACACCACTCTTCCCATCTCCTTAGACGAGATGCTCGTTCACTGCCGCGCCGTTGCTCGTGGTGCCAAAAGGCCGCTTCTTGTCGGTGATTTGCCCTTTGGTTCATACGAGTCCAGCACCATTCAG GCGGTTGATAGTGCAGTTAGAGTGTTGAAAGAAGGAGGCATGGATGCTATTAAGCTTGAAGGAGGGTCGCCGTCACGGATCACTGCTGCTAGATCCATTGTGGAAGCAGGGATTGCGGTTATGGGACATGTTGGTTTGACTCCTCAAGCTATTAGCGTTCTTGGTGGGTTCAGGCCACAAGGGAGGAACATAGCTAGTGCTGTTAAG GTTGTGGAAACTGCAATGGCTTTACAAGAAGCTGGATGCTTTTCGGTTGTTTTAGAATGTGTTCCACCTCCTGTGTCTGCTGCTGCAACCTCTGCTCTTCATATTCCCACCATTGGCATTGGAGCTGGCCCTTTCTGCAGTGGACAG GTTTTAGTCTACCATGACCTTCTGGGAATGATGCAGCATCCACATCATGCTAAG GTTACTCCAAAGTTTTGCAAGCAGTACGCTCAAGTAGGAGAAGTGATCAACAAAGCACTCTTGGAATATAAGGAAGAAGTATCCAAACACTCGTTTCCAGGTCCTTCTCACAGCCCTTACAAGATCTCCTCAAACGACCTTGACGGATTCTTAAGCGAGTTACAGAAACTGGGGTTAGATGAGGCTGCTTCTGCTGCGGCAGCATCAGCTGAGAAGATGGAGTCTTCAGCTTCACTCTCTTCTCAGTGA